The Ornithodoros turicata isolate Travis chromosome 9, ASM3712646v1, whole genome shotgun sequence genome includes a region encoding these proteins:
- the LOC135368294 gene encoding uncharacterized protein LOC135368294 produces the protein MEDGQPFSNLLCELKALWKEAGFTENEKSFQSAFKSDIPRRTLHHCRSVEDLMNTLLDQELVTAFHLEKLKAIAELLRCEEGTRLIALYEKLRMPEEQGSAEGNGCSSCLVSGPSYPGDRGHGLPSLTIVHQPTKREIEAYAGILYISEYHASYWRCLVRELPPGLQVPERDILALGKQKCVLPKEGQCGNRCTCLRVLLLWRECHTDSATLKVIINAARSSENAKLKEIANVLSSGSYMKYCVNSQCIVIACGMRSCKQYKDVYTVEMLANHLAKEVTG, from the exons ATG GAAGACGGACAACCGTTCAGTAACCTTCTGTGCGAACTGAAGGCACTCTGGAAGGAGGCAGGCTTTACGGAAAATGAGAAATCATTCCAGTCGGCTTTCAAGAGTGACATCCCGCGCAGGACACTCCATCACTGCCGATCGGTCGAAGACCTGATGAACACGTTGCTGGACCAGGAGCTTGTGACGGCGTTTCATCTGGAAAAGTTGAAAGCAATTGCCGAATTGCTCCGCTGTGAGGAAGGAACGAGACTCATAGCCTTGTACGAAAAGTTGCGTATGCCAGAGGAGCAGGGAAGTGCCGAAGGGAACGGGTGTTCGTCGTGCCTAGTCTCAGGTCCCAGTTATCCAGGTGACAGAGGACATGGCCTCCCAAGTCTGACCATTGTTCACCAACCCACAAAAA GGGAGATTGAAGCCTACGCAGGAATCCTGTACATATCAGAATATCACGCGTCATACTGGAGATGTCTGGTACGCGAATTGCCGCCTGGGCTGCAGGTCCCAGAGAGGGATATCTTGGCCCTCGGAAAACAAAAGTGCGTGCTGCCCAAAGAAGGACAGTGCGGCAACAGGTGCACCTGCTTACGGGTACTCCTGTTGTGGAGAGAGTGTCACACGGACAGCGCCACACTCAAAGTGATCATCAACGCTGCAAGGTCGTCGGAGAATGCGAAACTTAAAGAGATTGCAAACGTACTAAGCAGCGGCAGCTACATGAAATATTGCGTTAACTCCCAGTGTATAGTAATCGCGTGTGGAATGCGGTCATGTAAGCAATATAAGGATGTGTACACAGTAGAAATGTTGGCAAATCACCTGGCGAAAGAGGTGACCGGTTAA